The following are encoded together in the Juglans microcarpa x Juglans regia isolate MS1-56 chromosome 2D, Jm3101_v1.0, whole genome shotgun sequence genome:
- the LOC121249971 gene encoding NAC domain-containing protein 2-like: MTSELQLPPGFRFHPTDEELVNHYLCRKCASLPLAVPIIKEIDLYKFDPWQLPDMALYGEKEWYFFSPRDRKYPNGSRPNRAAGTGYWKATGADKPIGKPKPLGIKKALVFYAGKAPKGVKTNWIMHEYRLANVDRSAGKKNNLRLDDWVLCRLYNKRGTVEKNYAMTEQKMANSPEIEEQKPKIMASGQYNIAPSSMITGDQLHMDTSESVPRLHTDTSSSEQVVSPDVTSWEKEVQSEAKWEEIQNAFNLFDSFQCYNYMDGFAEDPFASQVQYQMNQISPLQDMFM; this comes from the exons ATGACGAGTGAGCTACAGTTACCACCAGGGTTCAGATTTCACCCCACCGACGAGGAGTTGGTAAATCATTATTTGTGTAGGAAATGCGCGTCGCTGCCTCTTGCTGTTCCTATTATTAAGGAGATTGACCTGTACAAGTTCGATCCATGGCAGCTCCCAG ACATGGCTCTGTACGGTGAAAAGGAGTGGTATTTCTTCTCCCCAAGAGACAGGAAATATCCAAACGGTTCCCGGCCCAACCGAGCGGCCGGAACCGGCTACTGGAAGGCTACCGGAGCCGACAAGCCCATCGGCAAGCCCAAGCCACTGGGAATCAAGAAAGCACTTGTTTTCTATGCTGGCAAAGCTCCCAAAGGAGTCAAAACCAATTGGATCATGCACGAATACCGCCTTGCAAATGTCGATAGGTCTGCCGGCAAGAAAAACAACTTGAGG CTTGATGATTGGGTCTTATGTCGACTTTACAACAAGAGAGGTACGGTAGAGAAAAACTACGCCATGACGGAGCAAAAGATGGCAAACTCGCCAGAAATCGAGGAGCAGAAACCAAAAATTATGGCGTCCGGACAGTACAACATAGCACCGTCATCAATGATCACCGGCGACCAATTACACATGGATACTTCAGAGTCGGTTCCAAGGTTGCATACCGACACGAGCAGCTCAGAGCAAGTGGTGTCGCCCGACGTCACCAGCTGGGAGAAGGAGGTCCAAAGTGAAGCCAAGTGGGAGGAGATACAGAATGCATTCAATTTGTTCGATTCTTTTCAGTGTTATAATTACATGGATGGGTTCGCAGAGGACCCTTTTGCCTCTCAAGTTCAGTACCAAATGAACCAGATCTCACCTCTTCAGGACATGTTCATGTAA
- the LOC121248113 gene encoding beta-galactosidase 6-like, with amino-acid sequence MGGRRWLYWGAVVILIIIMIEGGHVEGGEVTYDGRSLIIDGQRKLLFSGSIHYPRSTPEMWPSLISKAKEGGLDVIQTYVFWNLHEPQLGQYDFSGRNDLVGFIKEIEAQGLYACLRIGPFIEGEWTYGGFPFWLHDIPGIVYRSDNEPFKFYMQNFTTKIVKMMKSESLFASQGGPIILSQIENEYGNIEAAFKKKGASYVRWAAKMAVELQTGVPWLMCKQIDAPDPLINTCNGMMCGETFSGPNSPNKPSLWTENWTSFFQVYGGKPYIRSAEDIAFHVALFIARINGSYINYYMYHGGTNLGRTGAAYVTTSYYDQAPLDEYGLIRQPKWGHLKELHAAMKQCSATLLQGVRTNFSLGQYQEAYVFQEETGGGCVAFLTNSDGHNVTVQFQNTSFELLPKSISILRDCETVIFNTAKVNTEQHNKRILKRTQKFDSSDSWEEFNDVLPKIEDTSLESNTFLEQMNTTKDKSDYLWYTLRFEHNLSCTKPVLHVESFGHVAHAFLNNIYIGAAHGNHNVKGFTMDIPIMLNDGINNISIASVMVGLPDSGAFLERKFTGLRKVEIQCTEKEFYNFKNFTWGYQVGLLGEKLQIYREENLDNVEWKQSETSINRTFSWYKTFFDAPMGNDPVALNLSTMGKGEAWVNGRSIGRYWVSFLDSNGNPSQTVYHIPRSFLRTSGNLLVLLEEIGGNPFQIFLNTVSIINVREDVTYYHLSQ; translated from the exons ATGGGGGGGCGGCGGTGGCTGTATTGGGGGGCTGTGGTGATACTGATCATAATAATGATAGAAGGTGGCCACGTTGAAGGAGGAGAAGTGACATACGATGGAAGATCTCTCATCATTGATGGGCAGAGAAAACTTCTCTTTTCTGGTTCTATTCACTATCCTCGTAGCACTCCTGAG ATGTGGCCATCTTTGATATCAAAAGCCAAGGAAGGAGGATTGGACGTCATTCAAACCTATGTGTTTTGGAACCTCCACGAGCCCCAACTTGGTCAG TATGACTTCAGTGGAAGAAACGATCTGGTGGGATTCATAAAGGAAATCGAGGCTCAAGGGCTATATGCTTGCCTTAGGATTGGTCCTTTCATAGAGGGTGAATGGACTTATGG gGGGTTTCCATTTTGGTTGCATGATATTCCTGGCATTGTTTATCGATCGGACAATGAACCCTTCAAG TTTTACATGCaaaattttacaacaaaaatagtGAAGATGATGAAGTCAGAGAGTCTATTTGCTTCACAAGGAGGTCCAATTATACTGTCAcag ATCGAGAATGAATATGGAAACATTGAAGCAGCATTTAAGAAAAAAGGAGCCTCTTATGTTCGTTGGGCGGCTAAAATGGCGGTTGAGCTCCAAACTGGTGTACCATGGCTTATGTGCAAGCAAATTGATGCTCCTGATCCACTT ATTAACACTTGCAACGGGATGATGTGTGGAGAAACTTTCAGTGGACCCAACTCACCAAATAAGCCATCATTATGGACAGAGAATTGGACATCTTT cTTCCAGGTATACGGTGGGAAGCCATACATAAGATCTGCTGAAGACATCGCATTTCACGTGGCACTTTTTATTGCAAGAATTAACGGaagctatataaattattacatg TACCATGGTGGAACTAATCTTGGGAGAACAGGGGCCGCATATGTCACCACAAGTTATTATGATCAAGCTCCACTAGATGAATATG gACTAATAAGGCAACCTAAGTGGGGGCATCTTAAGGAGTTACACGCTGCAATGAAACAATGCTCTGCAACTTTGCTGCAAGGAGTGCGAACAAATTTCTCTTTAGGTCAATATCAAGAg GCCTATGTTTTCCAAGAagagactggaggaggttgcgTGGCATTTCTTACAAATTCTGATGGCCATAATGTTACTGTGCAATTTCAAAATACATCATTTGAATTGCTTCCAAAATCAATCAGTATTCTACGAGACTGTGAAACTGTAATCTTTAACACGGCAAAG GTGAATACAGAACAACATAATAAGAGAATCTTAAAACGTACCCAAAAGTTTGATTCAAGTGATAGCTGGGAAGAATTCAACGATGTCCTCCCCAAGATCGAAGATACATCACTAGAATCGAATACATTTCTAGAGCAAATGAATACAACCAAAGATAAATCCGATTATCTCTGGTATACTCTTag GTTTGAACACAACTTGTCTTGCACTAAGCCAGTACTTCATGTCGAATCTTTTGGGCACGTTGCACATGCCTTTTTGAACAACATTTAtatag GAGCTGCACATGGAAATCATAACGTGAAGGGATTCACAATGGACATTCCTATAATGTTAAATGATGGGATCAACAATATTTCTATAGCGAGCGTTATGGTCGGGCTACcg GATTCAGGAGCTTTCCTAGAACGCAAGTTTACTGGCTTAAGAAAAGTAGAAATTCAATGCACTGAAAAAGAGTTCTATAACTTTAAAAACTTCACGTGGGGATATCAG gTTGGACTGCTCGGAGAGAAGTTACAGATTTATAGGGAAGAAAATCTGGATAATGTTGAGTGGAAACAAAGTGAAACCTCGATCAATCGAACATTTTCATGGTacaag ACATTTTTCGATGCACCAATGGGAAATGACCCCGTGGCCTTGAACCTTAGCACAATGGGGAAAGGTGAGGCTTGGGTTAATGGCCGAAGCATTGGTCGTTATTGGGTTTCTTTCCTCGACTCTAATGGCAACCCATCACAAACAGT GTATCATATTCCTCGATCGTTTCTCAGAACTTCTGGAAATCTTTTGGTTTTGCTCGAAGAAATTGGTGGAAacccttttcaaattttcttgaatacCGTCTCGATTATCAATGTACGTGAAGATGTCACTTATTATCACCTTTCTCAATAA